The Clostridium septicum genome contains a region encoding:
- the dapG gene encoding aspartate kinase — protein sequence MKIIVQKFGGTSVSTEERREQVILKVKEAITNGYSPVVVVSAMGRKGAPYATDTLLSLLDNNFKRENLQATDMLMSCGEIISSVVMTNALVSAGIQAVPLTGGQAGIITNDKFTEAQFTETHPELILSIVKQGKVPIVTGFQGVTEKGYFTTLGRGGSDTSACILGIALKAEAVEIYTDVDGIMTADPRIVNNASLIDVISYNEVFQLADQGAKVIHPKAIELARKGNIPLVIKNTMSNCKGTLINNLGSDHIGNALSGITHLANRIQVRVRLKDNKEQASYRQLLDILAQNHISLDLINIFPEEQIFTIDSCEKEVLEKILSEAKIKYNIIENCSTIAMVGAGMTGVPGIMAKIINTLMLNNIEVLQTADSHMTIWCLIYSDKVSEAINLLHKAFNLGE from the coding sequence TTGAAAATTATAGTGCAAAAATTTGGGGGAACGTCTGTTTCGACAGAGGAAAGAAGAGAACAAGTAATATTAAAAGTAAAGGAAGCAATAACTAATGGGTATTCACCAGTTGTTGTTGTTTCAGCTATGGGCAGAAAAGGAGCACCATATGCAACAGATACGTTACTTTCATTACTTGACAATAACTTCAAAAGAGAAAATCTACAAGCAACTGATATGTTAATGTCTTGTGGAGAAATAATAAGTTCAGTAGTTATGACAAATGCATTAGTAAGTGCGGGAATCCAGGCAGTTCCTTTAACTGGTGGACAAGCAGGAATTATAACAAATGATAAATTTACAGAAGCTCAATTTACAGAAACACATCCAGAACTTATATTAAGTATAGTAAAACAAGGGAAAGTACCTATTGTAACTGGTTTTCAAGGTGTTACTGAAAAAGGATATTTTACTACACTTGGAAGAGGTGGAAGTGATACTTCAGCATGTATATTAGGAATAGCTTTAAAAGCAGAAGCAGTTGAAATATATACAGATGTTGATGGAATTATGACTGCTGATCCTAGAATAGTAAATAACGCTTCTTTAATAGATGTAATAAGTTATAATGAGGTATTTCAACTTGCAGATCAAGGAGCAAAAGTAATTCATCCAAAGGCCATAGAATTAGCAAGAAAGGGAAATATACCATTAGTTATTAAAAATACAATGAGTAATTGTAAAGGTACATTAATTAATAACTTAGGATCAGATCATATAGGTAATGCTCTTTCTGGAATAACTCATTTAGCTAATAGGATTCAAGTTAGAGTTAGGCTAAAAGATAATAAAGAACAAGCCAGTTATAGACAGTTATTAGATATATTGGCCCAAAATCATATTAGCTTAGATTTAATAAATATTTTTCCTGAAGAACAGATATTTACAATAGATTCTTGCGAAAAAGAAGTGTTAGAGAAAATTTTAAGCGAAGCTAAAATTAAGTATAATATAATAGAAAATTGTAGTACTATAGCTATGGTAGGTGCTGGGATGACAGGTGTACCTGGTATTATGGCTAAAATAATAAATACATTAATGTTAAACAATATTGAAGTTTTACAAACAGCAGATTCTCATATGACTATTTGGTGCTTAATTTATTCGGATAAAGTTTCAGAAGCTATAAATTTACTTCATAAAGCATTTAATTTAGGTGAATAA
- a CDS encoding YlmC/YmxH family sporulation protein, with translation MRRVDRRKQEYYDVEERQESRYRLLSDLERYEIFNTEEAEKYDTQHALDFIIDEDGNLQFIVAAVAGSKFGFFGGREYVEIPWGYVTKVGANVIVVSADGGKIRRARA, from the coding sequence ATGAGAAGAGTAGATAGGCGTAAACAAGAATACTATGATGTTGAAGAAAGACAAGAATCTAGGTATAGATTGTTAAGCGATTTAGAGAGATATGAAATCTTCAATACAGAAGAAGCTGAGAAGTATGATACTCAGCATGCATTAGACTTTATAATAGATGAAGATGGAAATCTACAATTTATAGTAGCAGCCGTTGCAGGAAGTAAATTTGGATTTTTCGGCGGAAGGGAATATGTAGAAATTCCATGGGGATATGTTACAAAGGTTGGGGCTAATGTAATAGTAGTTTCTGCTGATGGAGGAAAAATTAGAAGAGCAAGAGCGTAA
- a CDS encoding M16 family metallopeptidase, translated as MYNLYTLKNGLRVVTEYIEHVNSVSVGVMVQNGSRNENKDVNGISHFIEHMFFKGTEKRISKDIVQEIENVGGQINAYTSKEATCYYIKALNTHLELSIDILSDMILNSKFDEEEIEKEKGVVIEEINMSEDTPEDVLDNNQSEAIFGDNSLSYPILGTIDSVKSFNREKIMKFIHSKYTPYNSVISICGKFDENELKKILEDYFGEWKSDNIYVPEYKNPILLNDSKYTDKQIEQLHINLAFNGLPYAHEKAYSLVLLNNILGGGASSILFQKVREELGLCYTIYSYGQPYLGTGIVNIYTGLSKQYADKALSIISKELERFSKEGITKNILEINKEKIKANYILGLESTSSRMFANAKTVLLQNKINTQEDVIKRINNINNDDINYVLEKCFKPGIISSAYVGQDVDYENLNNFICKDTKAYDNSGQNGKIKI; from the coding sequence ATGTATAATTTATATACTTTAAAAAATGGATTAAGAGTAGTAACGGAATATATAGAACATGTAAATTCAGTTAGTGTTGGTGTTATGGTTCAAAATGGCTCTAGAAATGAGAATAAAGATGTAAATGGAATATCTCATTTTATAGAACATATGTTTTTTAAGGGGACAGAAAAAAGAATATCAAAAGATATAGTACAAGAAATAGAAAATGTAGGTGGGCAAATTAATGCCTATACAAGCAAAGAAGCAACTTGTTATTATATAAAAGCTCTTAATACACATTTAGAACTTTCAATTGATATATTATCAGATATGATCTTAAACTCAAAATTTGATGAAGAAGAAATAGAAAAGGAAAAAGGAGTAGTAATTGAAGAAATAAATATGAGTGAAGATACTCCAGAGGATGTTTTAGATAATAATCAATCTGAAGCTATATTTGGAGATAATTCTTTATCATACCCAATCCTTGGAACAATAGATAGTGTAAAATCATTTAATAGAGAAAAAATAATGAAATTTATACATTCTAAGTACACTCCTTATAATTCAGTTATATCAATTTGTGGTAAATTTGATGAAAATGAATTAAAAAAAATACTAGAAGATTATTTTGGAGAATGGAAAAGCGATAATATATATGTACCAGAATATAAAAATCCTATATTATTAAATGATAGTAAATATACGGATAAACAAATAGAGCAACTTCATATAAATTTAGCTTTTAATGGTCTTCCTTATGCACATGAAAAAGCTTATTCATTAGTTTTATTAAACAATATTTTAGGAGGGGGAGCTTCGTCTATTTTATTCCAAAAAGTAAGAGAGGAACTTGGGTTGTGCTATACAATTTATTCATATGGTCAACCTTATTTAGGAACTGGAATAGTAAATATATATACAGGGCTTAGCAAACAATACGCAGATAAAGCTTTAAGTATTATAAGTAAAGAGCTTGAAAGATTTAGTAAAGAGGGAATAACTAAGAATATTTTAGAAATAAATAAAGAAAAAATAAAAGCAAATTACATATTAGGGTTAGAAAGTACATCATCTAGAATGTTTGCAAATGCTAAAACTGTATTATTACAAAATAAAATAAACACTCAAGAGGATGTTATAAAAAGAATTAACAATATAAATAATGATGACATAAACTATGTATTAGAAAAGTGTTTTAAACCAGGAATTATAAGTTCTGCATATGTAGGGCAAGATGTTGATTACGAAAATTTAAATAATTTTATATGTAAAGATACGAAAGCTTATGATAATTCTGGTCAAAATGGTAAAATTAAGATATAA
- a CDS encoding polyribonucleotide nucleotidyltransferase produces the protein MNNIIKTNIAGRELKVEFGKVGMLSNVAAFMSYGDTVILTNVNASEKPREGIDFFPLSVEYEERLYSVGKIPGGFIKREGRPSENAILFGRAVDRPLRPLFPKGYRNDVQVVCTVVSVEKDNLPEILAINAASMALCLSSIPFTTPVAAVQVGLINGNFVLNPTSKEREESILQLTVCATKERVMMIEAGGQEIPEDVMINAIEYGFEKCKDIVKFQEEAMEKFGKEKITPELYKPSSELEAETRAFASEMVKNAMWISDKDERNAAMDEVNEKVYEEFEEKYPDNLSDLKEILYNMQKEVVRDMLLNHHRRPDERAFDEVRPISCDVGILPRTHGTGLFTRGLTQVMTVATLGAVGDIQIIDGIGEEESKRYMHHYNFPAYSVGEVRPLRGPGRREIGHGALAERALEPLIPSEEEFPYTIRLVSEVLSSNGSTSQASVCGSTLALLDAGVPLKRPAAGIAMGLITSEDLSEEEVLTDIQGIEDFFGDMDFKVAGTTEGITSIQVDTKIKGLSFKVIKDAIKGARKARIHILDKIEKCIPNARGEVSAYAPKTSIITIDPEKIRDVIGAGGKVINKIIDETGVKIDIKEDGTVFVSSPDHEGVNKAINIIEGLTKEVKAGEIYLGKVIKIATFGAFVEILPNKEGLCHISKLDKARVNKVEDIVSVGDEILVKVTEIDNQGRINLSRKDALVDDSSEEEKSE, from the coding sequence ATGAACAATATAATAAAAACAAACATAGCAGGAAGAGAATTAAAAGTTGAATTTGGTAAAGTTGGTATGCTATCAAATGTAGCAGCTTTTATGAGCTATGGAGATACAGTAATTTTAACAAATGTAAATGCATCAGAAAAACCAAGAGAAGGTATTGATTTCTTTCCATTAAGTGTAGAATATGAAGAAAGATTATATTCTGTAGGTAAAATTCCAGGTGGATTTATAAAAAGAGAGGGTAGACCTTCAGAAAATGCTATTCTTTTTGGTAGAGCTGTAGACAGACCTTTAAGACCTTTATTTCCAAAAGGATATAGAAATGATGTGCAAGTTGTTTGTACAGTAGTTTCAGTTGAAAAAGATAACTTACCAGAAATTTTAGCAATTAATGCTGCGTCAATGGCATTATGTCTATCAAGTATTCCTTTCACAACACCTGTTGCAGCGGTGCAAGTAGGTCTAATCAATGGTAATTTTGTTTTAAATCCAACTTCAAAAGAAAGAGAAGAAAGTATTCTTCAATTAACAGTTTGTGCAACAAAAGAAAGAGTTATGATGATTGAAGCAGGTGGTCAAGAGATACCTGAAGATGTTATGATTAATGCGATAGAATACGGATTTGAGAAATGTAAGGATATAGTTAAATTCCAAGAAGAAGCTATGGAGAAATTCGGTAAAGAAAAAATCACACCAGAATTATATAAACCAAGTAGCGAATTAGAAGCAGAAACTAGAGCGTTTGCATCAGAAATGGTTAAAAATGCTATGTGGATTTCAGATAAAGATGAAAGAAATGCTGCCATGGATGAAGTAAATGAAAAGGTTTATGAAGAATTTGAAGAAAAATACCCTGATAATTTATCAGATTTAAAAGAAATATTATATAATATGCAAAAAGAAGTTGTTAGAGATATGCTTTTAAATCATCATAGAAGGCCTGATGAAAGAGCTTTTGATGAGGTAAGACCAATATCATGTGATGTTGGAATACTTCCAAGAACTCATGGAACAGGTTTATTTACAAGAGGATTAACTCAAGTAATGACAGTTGCTACTTTAGGAGCAGTTGGAGATATTCAAATAATAGATGGTATAGGCGAAGAAGAATCAAAAAGATATATGCATCATTATAATTTCCCAGCTTATTCAGTAGGAGAAGTTAGACCACTTAGGGGACCAGGAAGAAGAGAAATCGGTCATGGAGCTTTAGCAGAAAGAGCTTTAGAACCTTTAATTCCTTCAGAAGAAGAATTTCCATACACAATAAGGTTGGTTTCAGAAGTTCTTAGTTCAAATGGTTCAACTTCACAAGCATCAGTTTGTGGAAGTACATTAGCACTTTTAGATGCAGGTGTGCCTCTTAAAAGACCAGCAGCAGGTATAGCTATGGGACTTATAACTTCAGAAGATCTTTCAGAAGAAGAAGTTTTAACTGATATTCAAGGGATAGAAGATTTCTTTGGAGATATGGATTTTAAAGTTGCTGGAACTACAGAAGGTATAACATCTATCCAAGTTGATACTAAAATTAAAGGATTAAGTTTTAAAGTTATTAAAGATGCAATAAAAGGTGCAAGAAAGGCAAGAATTCATATTTTAGATAAAATAGAGAAATGTATTCCAAATGCTAGAGGAGAAGTTTCAGCTTATGCACCAAAAACATCAATAATAACTATTGATCCTGAAAAAATTAGAGATGTTATAGGTGCTGGTGGAAAAGTTATAAATAAAATAATTGATGAAACTGGTGTAAAAATAGATATAAAAGAAGATGGAACAGTTTTTGTGTCATCTCCTGATCATGAAGGCGTAAATAAAGCTATAAATATAATAGAAGGATTAACTAAAGAAGTTAAGGCTGGAGAAATATATTTAGGTAAAGTTATAAAGATAGCTACATTTGGCGCATTTGTGGAAATACTTCCAAATAAGGAAGGATTATGTCATATTTCAAAACTTGATAAAGCTAGGGTAAATAAAGTTGAAGATATTGTTTCTGTAGGAGATGAAATTTTAGTTAAAGTAACTGAAATAGATAATCAAGGAAGAATTAATCTTTCAAGAAAAGATGCTTTAGTTGATGATAGTAGTGAAGAAGAAAAATCAGAATAG
- the rpsO gene encoding 30S ribosomal protein S15, with translation MDAIRKQEIIKEHARHEGDTGSPEVQIALLTERINSLTGHLKVHKKDHHSRRGLLMMVGQRRGLLNYLADQDIERYRAIIKKLGLRR, from the coding sequence ATGGACGCAATAAGAAAGCAAGAAATAATTAAAGAACATGCAAGACACGAAGGAGATACTGGTTCACCAGAAGTTCAAATTGCATTATTAACAGAAAGAATTAATTCATTAACAGGACACTTAAAAGTTCACAAGAAAGACCACCACTCAAGAAGAGGTCTTTTAATGATGGTTGGACAAAGAAGAGGTCTTTTAAATTACTTAGCTGATCAAGATATCGAAAGATACAGAGCTATAATCAAAAAATTAGGCTTAAGAAGATAG
- a CDS encoding bifunctional riboflavin kinase/FAD synthetase, translated as MIVLEDSFIKEKHKANYVALGSFDGLHLGHLSLVRKAVEIANKNGGNSMVFTYKNHPKTLIKPEFAPKLIMDMDTKLEILEREKIDIVAIKSFTKEFMKMSSEDFIKFLCINYNVKGIIVGFNFKFGYKNQGDINILRDLQQKYKYQLYVIEAFRYKDEIISSTRIRESILNGEVLEAREMLSKPFKLKGLVTHGKKLGRTIGFPTANIKFDSKIIIPKIGVYYTNIIYNDKKYKGITSVGNNPTVNGKELTIETYILDFNSEIYDEEIEVYFIDRIRDEKKFSSVDELVIQLKKDKKFADRSGFFI; from the coding sequence ATGATAGTATTAGAGGATTCTTTTATAAAAGAAAAACATAAGGCTAATTATGTTGCTCTAGGAAGTTTTGATGGACTACATTTAGGTCATTTATCTCTTGTTAGAAAAGCTGTTGAAATAGCTAATAAAAATGGTGGAAATAGTATGGTTTTTACATATAAGAATCATCCTAAAACATTAATAAAGCCAGAATTTGCTCCTAAATTAATTATGGATATGGATACAAAACTTGAGATTTTAGAGAGAGAAAAAATAGATATCGTAGCCATTAAAAGCTTTACAAAAGAGTTTATGAAAATGTCATCTGAAGATTTTATAAAATTTCTTTGCATAAATTACAATGTTAAAGGAATTATAGTTGGATTTAATTTTAAATTTGGTTATAAAAATCAAGGTGATATCAATATTTTAAGAGATTTACAACAAAAATATAAATACCAATTATATGTTATAGAAGCTTTTAGATATAAAGATGAAATTATAAGTAGTACTAGAATAAGAGAAAGCATTTTAAATGGAGAAGTTTTAGAGGCTAGAGAAATGTTATCAAAGCCTTTTAAACTTAAAGGATTAGTTACACATGGAAAAAAATTAGGTAGAACAATAGGTTTTCCAACAGCTAATATTAAATTTGATTCTAAAATAATAATTCCTAAGATAGGAGTTTATTATACAAATATTATTTATAATGACAAAAAATATAAGGGGATTACATCTGTTGGGAATAATCCAACAGTAAATGGGAAAGAATTAACTATAGAAACTTATATTTTAGATTTCAATAGTGAAATTTATGATGAAGAAATAGAAGTATATTTTATAGACAGAATACGAGATGAAAAGAAATTTTCTTCAGTAGATGAACTAGTTATACAGCTAAAAAAAGATAAAAAATTTGCAGATAGAAGTGGGTTTTTTATATAA
- the truB gene encoding tRNA pseudouridine(55) synthase TruB, with amino-acid sequence MNGVINIFKNKGMTSFDVVRKIKKITGTGKVGHTGTLDPEATGVLPVCIGKATKIIDYIMNTEKGYEVEFKLGVKTTTYDLEGDIIEEKDINHLNDDEILKAIYSFVGEYSQVPPMYSALKQNGVRLYELARRGIEVHREGRLITIYNIENVVIKGAYIRMKVTCSKGTYIRSLCFDIGEALGVGACMTDLKRFKTSVFLEEDSINIDDLTEDNISNYIISMEEALKTYEKITVGNKYGKLLINGVRVFDNRISKDKIEIDKLYRVYNEDEIFIGLGRKNNQGFKMEKLLNS; translated from the coding sequence ATGAATGGCGTAATAAATATTTTTAAAAATAAAGGAATGACATCATTTGATGTAGTTCGAAAGATAAAAAAAATTACAGGTACAGGAAAAGTAGGACATACAGGAACCTTAGATCCAGAGGCTACTGGAGTTCTTCCTGTTTGTATTGGTAAAGCTACTAAGATAATAGATTATATTATGAATACAGAAAAAGGTTATGAAGTTGAGTTTAAATTAGGCGTTAAAACTACAACCTATGATTTAGAAGGGGATATTATAGAAGAAAAAGATATAAATCATTTAAATGATGATGAAATATTAAAGGCTATATATTCTTTTGTAGGTGAATATTCTCAAGTTCCACCTATGTATTCGGCTCTAAAGCAAAATGGAGTTAGACTTTATGAATTAGCAAGACGAGGAATTGAAGTTCATAGAGAAGGAAGATTAATAACGATATATAATATAGAAAATGTTGTTATTAAAGGAGCCTATATAAGAATGAAGGTTACTTGTTCTAAAGGAACGTATATAAGAAGTCTTTGTTTTGATATAGGAGAAGCTCTAGGGGTTGGTGCTTGTATGACAGATTTAAAAAGATTTAAAACATCAGTTTTTCTTGAAGAGGATTCAATAAATATAGATGATTTAACAGAAGATAATATAAGTAATTATATTATTTCAATGGAAGAAGCTCTTAAAACCTATGAAAAAATTACTGTAGGGAATAAATATGGAAAACTTTTAATAAATGGAGTTAGAGTTTTTGATAATAGAATTTCTAAAGATAAAATTGAAATTGATAAATTATATAGAGTTTACAATGAAGATGAAATTTTTATTGGGCTTGGAAGAAAAAATAATCAAGGCTTTAAAATGGAAAAATTATTAAACAGCTAG
- a CDS encoding DHH family phosphoesterase — MSLNDISKSILNSNKIGITYHASPDGDAVGSALALLNALRKLKKDAYLISKDTLSDNLKFLPLSEEATGNVDTPLENTTTVVVLDCGNFERISGNLKNFKGKIINIDHHISNDYYGDENYVDDSAAATAEVVFELLEYMGINFEEESEDILKIGQCLYTSLVTDTGAFRHSNVTFKTHTIAAKLKKVGVNNTLIHQNLFDNKSFEKVRLIGKALNNMELLLDKKVALIQIPKSYAEELGVELQDTSDIISFGLQIKGVEVAVLIKEIENGSKASLRSKSDFDVRNIAESLGGGGHVKAAGITLKGICMDEAKDRILEQIEKELH, encoded by the coding sequence ATGTCTTTAAATGATATAAGTAAGAGCATTTTAAATAGTAATAAAATAGGCATTACCTATCATGCATCACCAGATGGTGATGCTGTAGGTAGTGCACTTGCATTATTAAATGCTTTGAGAAAGTTAAAAAAAGATGCGTATTTAATATCTAAAGATACTCTTTCAGATAATTTGAAGTTTCTTCCTTTGTCAGAGGAGGCAACTGGTAACGTAGATACTCCATTAGAAAATACTACAACTGTGGTAGTTTTAGATTGTGGTAATTTCGAAAGAATATCTGGAAATTTAAAGAATTTTAAAGGTAAAATAATAAATATAGATCATCATATATCCAATGATTATTATGGTGATGAAAATTACGTTGATGATTCAGCAGCTGCAACAGCAGAGGTAGTTTTTGAACTATTAGAATATATGGGGATAAATTTTGAAGAAGAAAGTGAAGATATATTAAAGATTGGACAGTGTCTTTATACTTCATTAGTTACAGATACAGGTGCATTTAGACATTCCAATGTAACTTTTAAAACTCATACAATTGCAGCTAAACTAAAAAAAGTAGGTGTGAATAATACCTTAATTCATCAGAATCTTTTTGATAATAAAAGTTTTGAAAAAGTGAGACTAATAGGTAAAGCACTAAATAATATGGAACTTTTATTGGATAAAAAAGTAGCTTTAATACAGATACCTAAATCTTATGCTGAAGAACTTGGAGTTGAACTTCAAGATACATCCGATATAATTTCTTTTGGGTTACAAATAAAAGGTGTAGAAGTAGCTGTTCTTATTAAAGAAATTGAAAATGGTTCAAAAGCAAGCTTAAGATCAAAGTCAGATTTTGATGTAAGGAATATTGCAGAATCACTTGGCGGCGGCGGACATGTAAAAGCTGCGGGCATAACCCTTAAAGGAATTTGTATGGATGAAGCGAAGGATAGAATATTAGAACAAATAGAGAAAGAATTGCATTAA